In Panthera tigris isolate Pti1 chromosome D2, P.tigris_Pti1_mat1.1, whole genome shotgun sequence, one DNA window encodes the following:
- the MMP21 gene encoding matrix metalloproteinase-21 produces MLAASILRRSLLLCWLAAPRAAGPEPLFHSRDRSDLEPPPLRRAQPIADALAAQRFLSKYGWADAPPGPGSRTPGPAAPPAGPRAAALAEAVRRFQKVNALPASGRLDAATLAAMNRPRCGVPDTRPPASPPPRVRPKRFARPLPPRSPRPEDAAPRGDTRAFAKRTLTWRLLGEGASGQLSVDEQRHILSLAFRMWSEVTPLDFREDLAAPGAAVDIKLGFGRGRHLGCPRVFDGSGQEFAHAWRLGDIHFDDDEHFTPPSSDAGISLLKVAVHEIGHVLGLPHTYRTGSVMRPNYTPQEPAFELDWSDRKAIQKLYGSCEGSFDTAFDWIRKERNQYGAVMMRFSTYFFRNAWYWLYENRNSRTRYGDPIQILSGWRGIPTQNIDAFVHLWTWRRDERYFFKGNQYWRYDSDKDQAYTEDEQGRSYPRLISEGFPGIPSPLDTAFYDRRKQLIYFFKESLVFAFDVNRNQVLDSYPMKITEVFPGIEPQNHPFRNIDSAYYSYAHNSVFLLKGNAYWKVVNAKDKQHQPWLPSNGLFPKQPISGRWFDICDVHASTLNM; encoded by the exons ATGCTGGCCGCCTCCATCCTCCGTCGGAGCCTGCTGCTCTGCTGGCTCGCTGCCCCCCGGGCCGCCGGGCCGGAGCCGCTGTTCCACAGCCGGGACCGCTCGGACCTGGAGCCGCCCCCGCTGCGCCGGGCCCAGCCCATCGCGGACGCCCTCGCCGCGCAG CGCTTCCTGTCCAAGTACGGCTGGGCCGACGCGCCCCCCGGGCCCGGCTCCCGGACCCCCGGCCCCGCCGCGCCGCCCGCGGGCCCCCGGGCCGCCGCCCTGGCCGAGGCCGTGCGCAGGTTCCAGAAGGTCAACGCGCTGCCTGCGAGCGGGCGGCTGGACGCGGCCACGCTGGCGGCCATGAACAGGCCGCGCTGCGGCGTCCCCGACACGCGGCCGCCGGCGTCCCCGCCGCCCCGGGTGCGGCCCAAGCGCTTCGCGCGGCCGCTACCGCCACGGAGCCCGCGGCCCGAGGACGCCGCGCCCCGCGGGGACACCCGGGCCTTCGCCAAGAGGACGCTGACGTGGCGGCTGCTGGGGGAGGGCGCCAGCGGCCAGCTGTCCGTGGACGAGCAGCGGCACATCCTCAGCCTGGCCTTCAGGATGTGGAGCGAGGTGACGCCGCTGGACTTCCGGGAGGACCTCGCCGCCCCCGGGGCCGCGGTGGACATAAAACTGGGGTTCGGACGAG GCCGGCACCTGGGCTGTCCCCGGGTTTTTGATGGCAGCGGGCAGGAGTTTGCACATGCCTGGCGCCTGGGCGACATCCACTTTGACGATGATGAGCACTTCACACCTCCCAGCAGTGATGCGGGCATCAGCCTTCTCAAA GTGGCCGTCCATGAAATCGGCCACGTACTCGGCCTGCCTCACACGTACAGGACAGGATCCGTAATGCGGCCGAATTATACTCCCCAGGAGCCTGCGTTTGAGCTGGACTGGTCGGACAGAAAAGCCATTCAGAAGCTGTACG gTTCATGTGAAGGATCGTTTGATACCGCATTTGACTGGATTCGCAAAGAGAGAAACCAATACGGAGCAGTGATGATGAGGTTTAGCACGTATTTCTTCCGCAACGCCTGGTACTGGCTTTACGAAAATCGAAACAGCCGGACACGCTACGGGGATCCCATCCAAATCCTCAGTGGCTGGCGTGGAATCCCAACACAAAACATAGACGCTTTTGTCCACCTCTGGACGTGGAGAAGAGACGAACGCTATTTCTTTAAAG GAAATCAGTACTGGAGATATGACAGCGACAAGGATCAGGCCTACACAGAGGATGAACAAGGGAGAAGCTACCCCAGACTGATTTCGGAAGGATTTCCTGGCATTCCAAGTCCTCTGGACACTGCCTTTTATGACCGAAGAAAACAGTTAATTTACTTCTTCAAAGAGTCCCTC GTGTTTGCATTTGATGTCAACAGAAATCAAGTACTTGATTCTTATCCAATGAAGATTACGGAGGTATTTCCAGGAATAGAGCCACAAAACCATCCTTTCAGAAATATAGATTCAGCCTATTACTCCTACGCACACAACTCCGTTTTCTTGCTCAAAGGAAATGCGTACTGGAAAGTGGTTAACGCCAAGGACAAACAGCACCAGCCTTGGCTTCCTTCAAATGGCTTATTTCCAAAGCAGCCCATCTCAGGGAGGTGGTTTGACATTTGTGACGTCCATGCCTCCACCCTGAACATGTAA